DNA from Arthrobacter sp. PvP023:
GCGAAGGTCCCGGCGAACACGTGGCCCCAGCCGAGGTAACCGAGGTACAGACCCAGCACACCGGCGAGTTTCACATCGCCGAATCCCATTCCCGGCGGATAAATCATGCGCAGGATGAAGTAGAAAAGCCACAGCACCGCTCCCCCGGCGAGGATGCGTACGCCCGGCAGTCCGAAGAGCCGGGCGGCGCCGTCGGGCACTGCCTCGGCGTCCGCGCCCGCTACCAGGACAGTGGCAACCGCCGCCAGCAGGAGCACTCCGCCCACTGCGTAGGACGGGAACACAATCCTGTTCGGCAGCAGGTGGTGCCTGACGTCGATGACCGTGAGCCGCACGGCCATCACGCCGAAGTAGGCGCAGGCCGCCAGCACCAGCCAGAAGGCCAGCGGGGTGGATTCCCAAAGTTCGCCCAGTCGTTGGATCACCCTCGGATGCTACTGGATTTTCCCGCTCCGCTGTTGAGCCCGCGCGTAAACTGTGGATATGTCGACATGGGACGCGAGGCGCCAGGGGGAAGCCGGTCAGCGGAACAAGCCGGCGGACATGGCCATGACGTTCCGGAACCTGTGCCGGTCCTCGCCTTGGAAGTGGCAGAGCCTTCGTTTCGAGTATGTGGACCGGCCCTCGGCGGATCTTCCAAACCGGGACTCCACAGGCACGGATGCCGAAAACCCGGACCCCGACAACACAGTGCAAGCCTGGCTGCGGCGGCCCGGCGCCCTCCGGCTGGAATCCGCTGCCGGTGTGGTGCTGCATAGCACCACCGGCATCAATGACTCCAAAGACGGCTTCTACGTCAGCTCCACCCGGAAGTCGTGGCTCCTGCCTCCGCAACTGGTCACCCCTGTGTACGACGACGGCGGACTGGTCCGCCGTCGTCCGGAGGCCGCCTACGGCGAGCCCTGTTTCGGAAACGGCCGCTTTGCCGCAGCGCTGGATCCGGTGGAACTGGCCGGCAACTCCCCCGTGCCTATCGAATTCCCGGACACCAATGCCGTGGACCTCGGCCCCATTCTCTCTGTTGACCATCAGGGCCGCCCTGCGCTGGAAGCCGTCGTGATCCCCAACGCCGCCTACCGCCCCTCGGACCCCGGAGCGCCGCTGTGCCGGCCCGGGCGGAACCTGATAAGGATCGACGTCGGAACCGGAGTCTGCGTCTCAAGCCGCTCGCTGGAGAATGAATCGAGGGGTTCCGGCCACTGGCTCCGGATCCTGGCAGTTGACGACTACATGCTCGATGATCTGTTCGTGGCCGAATCCATGAACTTGACCGACGTCCGCCGCCACATCACCTGGGACATCTCCCGAGGCGTGTGACTGGCAGCCCAACGGTGCTCCGGTTAGGCTTCGCTGATGACTGAGCCTGCCTCCTACTGGCCCCCGTTCGCCCTCACGCTGGCCACGCCCCGCCTCACCCTCCGTCCCATCCGCGACGAAGAGATTCCGGCGGCGGTGCAGGCGGCCCTGAGCGGCGTCCACGAACCCGGCCAGAGCCCTTTCAGCCGGCCCTGGGCAGAGTCCCCGGCAGAGGAGCTCGGACCCAATATGGCGCAGTGGTACTGGCGGTGCCGGGGGAACATGTCGCCACAGGAGTGGACTCTTCTTCTCGGCATCTGGCACGACGGCGGGTTCATCGGCTGCCAGGACATCGAGGCCAGGGATTTCGCGACGCTCAGGACGGTCTCCACCGGTTCCTGGCTCACGAAATCGGCACAGGGCAAGGGCTTTGGCAAGGAGATGCGGGCCGCCGTCGTCAGCTATGCCTTCGACCACCTGAAAGCGGAAGTGGCCGAATCCGAGGCTGCGGCGTGGAATGAGAAGTCCCTCGGGGTCTCCCGCGCCCTCGGTTACGAGCTGAACGGCGTCACCCGGGCCTCGTGGGGCGGCAAGATGGAGGACGTCCAGAAGGTCCGAGTCACCCCGGCCACCTTCAAACGCCCCGACTGGACGCTGAAGGTGGAGGGCCACGGACCCACGGCCAAGTTCCTGGGAATCTAGCGGTTCGCGGGTGCGCCGGTCAGGAAGGGTGACCGGCGCACCCAACTGGGAGGCCTAGATTTCCGCCCCCTCCAACAGTTCCGTGACGAGGGCCGCGATCGGCGAGCGCTCGGACCGGGTGAGGGTGATGTGCCCGAAGAGCGGGTGTCCCTTGAGGGTTTCGACGACGGCGGCCACGCCGTCGTGCCGGCCGACCCGCAGGTTATCACGCTGGGCGACGTCGTGGGTCAGGACGATCTTCGAGTTCTGGCCAATCCGGCTCATCACCGTCAGGAGCACGTTCTTCTCCAGGGACTGTGCTTCATCGACGATCACGAACGCGTCATGGAGCGAGCGGCCGCGGATGTGGGTCAGGGGCATGACTTCCAGCATGCCGCGATCCATGACTTCCTCGACGACTTCCTGGCTGACCAGGGCACCGAGGGTGTCAAAGACGGCCTGCGCCCACGGGTTCATCTTCTCCGATTCGGAACCGGGCAGGTAGCCGAGCTCCTGGCCGCCCACCGCGTAGAGCGGCCGGAAAACGATCACCTTGCGGTGTTCGCGGCGTTCCAGCACGGCTTCGAGGCCCGCGCACAGTGCCAGCGCCGACTTTCCGGTGCCGGCACGGCCGCCGATCGACACGATGCCCACGGACGGATCCATCAGCATGTCGATGGCCAGCCGCTGCTCCGCGGAACGTCCGTGCAATCCGAAGACGTCGCGGTCGCCCTTCACCAGCCGGACCTGCTTGTCGGCGCCCACCCGCCCCAGTGCTGAGCCCCGGTTGGAGAGCAGCACCAGTCCGGTGTTGACGGGCATCTCTGCCGCGGCCGGGATAAAGACGGGCTCGTGGCCGTAGAGCGTGGCGACGTCCTCCTCGCTGGCTTCCACCTCCGCCATCCCGGTCCAGCCGGAATCCTTCACCAGTTCGTTGCGGTACTCGTCTGCCAGCAGCCCCATGGCTGAGGCCTTGACGCGCATTGGCAGGTCCTTGGAGACCACAGTGACGTTGCGGCCTTCGTTGGCGAGGTTCTTCGCGACGGCGAGGATGCGGCTGTCGTTGTCCCCTCCGCGGAATCCCATGGGGAGGACCTCGGTGGAGATGTGGTTCATCTCCACCATGAGGGTGCCCCCGTCGTCACCCAGCGGGATCGGGCGGTCGAGTCCGCCGTGCTGGACGCGGAGGTCGTCCAGGAGCCGGAGCGCCTTGCGGGCGAAGTATCCCAGTTCGGGGTCGTGCCTCTTGCCCTCTAGTTCCGTGATGACCACGATCGGCACAATGACTTCATGCTCCGCGAACCGCAGCAGGGCGCGGGGGTCCGAGAGCAAGACCGAGGTGTCGATGACAAAGCTCCACAGGGTGTCATCTGTCGCGGCACTTTCGCCGGATACAGCAAGACCGGCCGCAGCGTCATATGTGGCCGCACCGGTCTGTGAGGTTGCTCGCTTGGCGCGAGAGGTAGCTTTCTCTCCCTGGTCGGAAATGACGTCGGGCAGTTGTTCAGAAATAGCCACATCGACTCCAGCCCCGGGGCGCACGCCCGGATATCTATAGGTGAGGCGGATCGGCCACGAGGCCGGTTCCGGCCTCCCATACATCCGGTGCGAAAATCCGCTCCATGTACTGGCCTCCCCGCTTAGCCGGCAGTGTGCCTGCTAATGAGATCAACGTAATTCCCCGCGGGTTTGTTTCCCAAACCATTTCCCGGCGATTCTTGTTGCGAACACGTGAACTCCGCGTGAACCGGCCGGGAGCCGGGCGCCTGCCGGGCGCGCATGTGCACCGGTTGCCGGGAACGGGCAGCGGCGGCAGTTGTCAGGAGCCGAAGCGACGCTGCCGGCCTGCGTAGTCGCGTAATGCCCGCAGGAAGTCCACTTTACGGAATGCGGGCCAGAGCGCCTCGCAGAAGTAGAACTCGCTGTAGGCGCTCTGCCACATCAGGAAACCGGACAGCCGCTGCTCCCCGGAAGTGCGGATCACCAGGTCCGGGTCCGGCTGACCGCGAGTGTAAAGAAAGCGTGAGATGTCGTCGACGCTGAGTTCATCCGCGAGCTTGCCGATGTCTTTGCCGCGGGCCACTGCGTCATGGAGGAGCTCCCGGACGGCGTCCACGATTTCGCGACGGCCTCCGTAGCCCACGGCGACGTTGACGTGGAGTTTTTCGTGTGCCGGTGTCCGCGCCGTGAGCTTGTTGAGGCGCTCGGCGAGGTAATCGGGAAGCAGCTCCGGCGCCCCCATGGCGTGCACGGAGATGTCTGCGTCCTCGTCCAGCCGGTCAAGCGTGTTGGCAATGATCCCCATCAGCAGGTCCAGCTCCTCACCGGATCGGCTCATGTTGTCGGTGGAGAGCATGTACAGCGTGACTACTTTGATCCCGAGTTCCTGGCACCAGCCGAGGAACTCATGGATTTTGTCGGCACCGGCCTGGTGGCCCTGGCTGGTGGGTGCGTTGAACTGCTTGGCCCAGCGACGGTTGCCGTCCACCATGACACCGATGTGTTTGGGGATGCGGTCCTTGTCCAGCGATCGCAAAAGCTTGCGTTCATAGAAGCCATAGAGGATCCCGGGCAACTCCATCCGGAGACTCACCTGACTTCCTTGATGTATGACGGCAGTGCATTCCTAGGCTACCCGCCCGCAACGGGGGCAGGGTGCAACAGGCCTTCGCAATTCAGCGCTAGCATTGTTACTCACGGGTAACTTACTGGAACGTAGTTTATTCTTGAGCCATGGAAAGCAAATCTCCCCAACCGGGCGCGGGAGCGGGCCGCGGCCGGAAATCAGGCCCGATGGACGATGCTGCAGTCCGCATCGCGGAGCTGCTGACGATCAAACCCAAGTGGCGTGGGTGGATCCATACCGTGACGGCGCCGCTTGCTTTCGCCGCGGGGCTGGTCCTGATCCTGTTGGCACCCACCACCGACCTGAAAATCGCTTCCGCCGTCTACGCAGTGACAGGGGTGCTGCTGTTCGGAATCAGCGCCGTGTACCACCGCGGGAACTGGTCCCCCGGCGTCAAGATCGTCCTGAAGCGCCTCGACCACACCAATATCATGCTGGTGATCGCCGGCAGCTACACACCGTTGGCCTGGGCCCTGCTGGAACGGCCCAAGGCAGTGGTGCTGCTGTGGGTCATCTGGTCCGGCGCCATTCTGGGCGTGCTGTTCCGGCTGCTCTGGACCCACGCGCCACGCTGGCTCTATGTGCCTATCTACATTGCCCTGGGTTGCGGTTCCCTGTTCTACCTGCCGGACTTTTTTGCGGCCAGCATTGCTTCCGCCGTGCTGATCTGCGTTGGCGGCGCCCTGTACATCGCCGGCGCCGTGTTCTACGCGCTCAAGAAGCCGAACTTCAGCTACGAACATTTTGGCTTCCATGAGCTCTTCCACGCATTTACCGTGTTCGCTTTTGCCGCGCACTTCATCGCCATAGCCGTAGCGGTCCTCGGCAGGCCGGCTTAACGCCAGCGGGCAGAACCAGCGGCAGGCCTTTCCTGGCGTATGCGCGGAGCGGCAATAAGGTCCTGAAGCTCCCTCATGTGCTGGAATACCGTGGTTCCCGGGCCCGCCAGCTTCGCAGCCGGCGTCACTCCCCCGCTAAAGGCGAAGACGTGCATTCCTGCCGCGCGGGCCGCCTGGACTCCGTACACGCTGTCCTCTACCACTGCACAGGCAGCCGGATCCACACTGAGCGTTCCGGCGGCATGGAGGAACAGGTCCGGGACAGGCTTGCCCCGGGCCACCTCCGAGGCACTGAAGACCCGTCCTTCAAACAGCGGCAGCAGCCCCGTCTGCCCGAGCGTCCGCCGCATCTTGGCGTGCGTGCCGCTGGATGCCACGCAGTGCGGGAGGTCCAGCCGGGCCAACGCCTCCACGATGCCGTCCACGGCCGCCAAGTCCCGTTCGAAGGCATCGCGGTACCACTGTTCGTACTTCTCTTCCCAGTCCTTATCCATTTTGACGCCCAGGTGCCGCTCCGTCTCGGCCACGAAGTGCGATTCGGACCTGCCCACGAAGCGTTCCACGATCTCGTCGAGGCCCAGCTCCCAGCCGAGGTCCGCGAGCACTCGCTGGTCCACCCTGATGGCAATGGACTCGGAATCGACAAGGACGCCGTCGCAGTCGAATATCACCAGTTCAAAGCGGCCCGGGTACCGCGGAACACCTGACTCCGGATGCGGCAAAGACGTCATCCGGCCATCGCAGCCAGTCGCTCCAGAAGTTCCGCCACGGAGGCCACCGGGCGTTCGCACACCATCCCGCGGCAGAGGTACACCTGCGGCGAACCGTCGGGCGCCGCTGTCCTGCCCTCCAGCAGCGGCACGTCAGGCGGGGCGGCATCGGCCGCCGGGACCCCGGCGTCGGACGCAACCGCTACCACCAGGCCCGGGCTGGCGGACATCATCAGGGCGTGGTGGAGTTCCGCCCGCGCGGAACCGGCGGGTCCGACGATGGCGGCCTCCACGGGGCCTGCCAGCGCAGCCTGCGCCGTGGCCAGGAGCCAGCCTGCCGCCCGTGGCGCCCTGGTTGCCAGCGCCGGCAGCAGCGACAAGATGTTGCCGGCCATGACCCGATGGTCGCTGGAACCGGAAAGCGCGGCATATCCCAGGAGGGCCCCGGCGAACGCGGCCGCGCCGCTCGGCGTGGCATTGTCGAAGGGTTCGAGGCCGGCCCGCTGGCCCTGGGCGTTGAATACCTGGGACGATTCTCCGGCAGTGTCCACCAGTGTTCCGTCCGCGGCGAACCGCTGGCAGGCAGCCTGCAGGATGTCTTCCGCGAGCCGGTACCACCGGTCACTTCCAGTCACTCCGTAAAGAGCCAGGAGCCCGTCCACGCAGAAGGCGTAGTCTTCGAGCAGGCCGCCGATACCCTTGGCCCGGC
Protein-coding regions in this window:
- a CDS encoding A24 family peptidase, with protein sequence MIQRLGELWESTPLAFWLVLAACAYFGVMAVRLTVIDVRHHLLPNRIVFPSYAVGGVLLLAAVATVLVAGADAEAVPDGAARLFGLPGVRILAGGAVLWLFYFILRMIYPPGMGFGDVKLAGVLGLYLGYLGWGHVFAGTFAAFLLGGLWSLGLLAARRGTLKSDIPFGPFMLAGTAAAMLLLPAG
- a CDS encoding GNAT family N-acetyltransferase, producing the protein MTEPASYWPPFALTLATPRLTLRPIRDEEIPAAVQAALSGVHEPGQSPFSRPWAESPAEELGPNMAQWYWRCRGNMSPQEWTLLLGIWHDGGFIGCQDIEARDFATLRTVSTGSWLTKSAQGKGFGKEMRAAVVSYAFDHLKAEVAESEAAAWNEKSLGVSRALGYELNGVTRASWGGKMEDVQKVRVTPATFKRPDWTLKVEGHGPTAKFLGI
- a CDS encoding PhoH family protein, with product MAISEQLPDVISDQGEKATSRAKRATSQTGAATYDAAAGLAVSGESAATDDTLWSFVIDTSVLLSDPRALLRFAEHEVIVPIVVITELEGKRHDPELGYFARKALRLLDDLRVQHGGLDRPIPLGDDGGTLMVEMNHISTEVLPMGFRGGDNDSRILAVAKNLANEGRNVTVVSKDLPMRVKASAMGLLADEYRNELVKDSGWTGMAEVEASEEDVATLYGHEPVFIPAAAEMPVNTGLVLLSNRGSALGRVGADKQVRLVKGDRDVFGLHGRSAEQRLAIDMLMDPSVGIVSIGGRAGTGKSALALCAGLEAVLERREHRKVIVFRPLYAVGGQELGYLPGSESEKMNPWAQAVFDTLGALVSQEVVEEVMDRGMLEVMPLTHIRGRSLHDAFVIVDEAQSLEKNVLLTVMSRIGQNSKIVLTHDVAQRDNLRVGRHDGVAAVVETLKGHPLFGHITLTRSERSPIAALVTELLEGAEI
- a CDS encoding isoprenyl transferase, translating into MELPGILYGFYERKLLRSLDKDRIPKHIGVMVDGNRRWAKQFNAPTSQGHQAGADKIHEFLGWCQELGIKVVTLYMLSTDNMSRSGEELDLLMGIIANTLDRLDEDADISVHAMGAPELLPDYLAERLNKLTARTPAHEKLHVNVAVGYGGRREIVDAVRELLHDAVARGKDIGKLADELSVDDISRFLYTRGQPDPDLVIRTSGEQRLSGFLMWQSAYSEFYFCEALWPAFRKVDFLRALRDYAGRQRRFGS
- a CDS encoding hemolysin III family protein, with amino-acid sequence MDDAAVRIAELLTIKPKWRGWIHTVTAPLAFAAGLVLILLAPTTDLKIASAVYAVTGVLLFGISAVYHRGNWSPGVKIVLKRLDHTNIMLVIAGSYTPLAWALLERPKAVVLLWVIWSGAILGVLFRLLWTHAPRWLYVPIYIALGCGSLFYLPDFFAASIASAVLICVGGALYIAGAVFYALKKPNFSYEHFGFHELFHAFTVFAFAAHFIAIAVAVLGRPA
- a CDS encoding HAD family phosphatase, which codes for MTSLPHPESGVPRYPGRFELVIFDCDGVLVDSESIAIRVDQRVLADLGWELGLDEIVERFVGRSESHFVAETERHLGVKMDKDWEEKYEQWYRDAFERDLAAVDGIVEALARLDLPHCVASSGTHAKMRRTLGQTGLLPLFEGRVFSASEVARGKPVPDLFLHAAGTLSVDPAACAVVEDSVYGVQAARAAGMHVFAFSGGVTPAAKLAGPGTTVFQHMRELQDLIAAPRIRQERPAAGSARWR